From Micromonospora echinospora, one genomic window encodes:
- a CDS encoding cold-shock protein has translation MATGTVKWFNGDKGFGFITQDGGGADVFAHFSAISASGFRSLDENQRVEFDITQGQKGLQAENIRSL, from the coding sequence ATGGCTACAGGCACCGTGAAGTGGTTCAACGGCGACAAGGGCTTCGGTTTCATCACCCAGGACGGCGGCGGCGCCGACGTCTTCGCCCACTTCTCCGCGATCTCGGCGAGCGGTTTCCGCAGCCTCGATGAGAACCAGCGGGTGGAGTTCGACATCACCCAGGGCCAGAAGGGCCTGCAGGCGGAGAACATCCGCTCGCTCTGA
- a CDS encoding MerR family transcriptional regulator: MAQPDDMLNDDDYPAYTMGRAAEIVGTSQDFLRRLDEAKLITPFRSAGGHRRYSRYQLRLAARAREMVDHGTALEAACRIIILEDQLEEALQHNRNPQRRQQAGTA; encoded by the coding sequence ATGGCCCAACCCGACGACATGCTCAACGACGACGACTACCCCGCCTACACCATGGGCCGCGCCGCAGAGATCGTGGGCACCTCGCAGGACTTCCTGCGCCGCCTCGACGAGGCGAAACTCATCACCCCGTTCCGCTCCGCCGGCGGACACCGCCGCTACTCCCGCTACCAACTACGCCTGGCCGCACGAGCCCGGGAGATGGTCGACCACGGCACCGCCCTCGAAGCCGCCTGCCGGATCATCATCCTCGAAGACCAGCTCGAAGAAGCCCTCCAGCACAACCGGAACCCCCAGCGCCGCCAGCAAGCCGGCACCGCCTGA